In the Ornithinimicrobium pratense genome, GGACTACCTGCGCCGGTGCGTTGACCTCGCGGCAGGTATCGGTGCCCCGGCGGTGTGCGGGCCGTTCTACGCCGCGACCGGCCGGGTCTGGCGGATGACGTCGACCGAGCGGGAGGCGACCTACCAGGAGTGGAGGGAGCACCTCGCCCCGGTCGTCGAGCACGCGGCCCAGGCCGGCGTGCGGATCGGGATCGAGCCGCTCAACCGCTACGAGACGTCGCTGGTGAACACGGTCGAGCAGGCCCTCACCGGGCTGGGGGGCCTGCTCGGCCCGGCGTGCGGTCTCGCGCTGGACACCTACCACCTGGGCATCGAGGAGCGCTCCTCCGCCGACGCCGTGCTGCGGGCGGGGGAACACCTCGTGCACGTGCAGGTCTGCGGCAACGACCGCGGCGCTCCCGGCGACGACCAGACCGACTGGCCGGGAATCCTTGCCGCGCTCGACGAGGTCGGTTATACCGGCGCGCTGTGCATCGAGAGCTTCACCGCCGAGAACGCCGCCATTGCCACCGCCGCCTCCATCTGGCGGCCGCTGGCGCCCACGCAGGACGACCTGGCTGCCGACGGCCTAGCCTTCCTGCGCTCGCTGACCACCTGACGCTCAACCCACCCGAGCGTCCGACCACCTGCACCATCCTTTCGAAGAAGGAGAGACCCTTGGCAGCTGGAGCGCCCGAGCCCCTCGGCGTAGCCGTCGTCGGCTACTCGTTCATGGGCAAGGCCCACTCCAACGCCTGGCGCAATGTCGCGGCG is a window encoding:
- a CDS encoding sugar phosphate isomerase/epimerase family protein, which produces MRPLGVNTWVWTSPLTDRQLPELLGRVAEMGFDAVELPLESAGDLTVPAVRASLDATGLQPHVVGAMAPGRDLVVAAPGAVATTQDYLRRCVDLAAGIGAPAVCGPFYAATGRVWRMTSTEREATYQEWREHLAPVVEHAAQAGVRIGIEPLNRYETSLVNTVEQALTGLGGLLGPACGLALDTYHLGIEERSSADAVLRAGEHLVHVQVCGNDRGAPGDDQTDWPGILAALDEVGYTGALCIESFTAENAAIATAASIWRPLAPTQDDLAADGLAFLRSLTT